A DNA window from Mus pahari chromosome 13, PAHARI_EIJ_v1.1, whole genome shotgun sequence contains the following coding sequences:
- the LOC110330226 gene encoding cytochrome c oxidase subunit 7B2, mitochondrial has protein sequence MMFPLARYALNYLKTPSILKVVGRLKHSKSSSEMHDKYGNMMLISGTIFCLAGYTIYMTQMGVEWNLSPVGRVTPQEWKKK, from the coding sequence ATGATGTTTCCCTTGGCCAGATATGCACTAAACTATCTCAAGACTCCAAGCATTCTGAAAGTTGTGGGAAGACTGAAACACTCAAAGTCCTCATCAGAAATGCATGACAAATACGGCAATATGATGCTAATTAGTGGAACCATTTTCTGTTTAGCCGGATATACAATTTATATGACACAGATGGGAGTGGAGTGGAACCTGTCTCCTGTTGGCAGAGTTACCCCCCAAGAGTGGAAGAAGAAGTAA